The Mesomycoplasma ovipneumoniae genome window below encodes:
- the rpsM gene encoding 30S ribosomal protein S13 produces MARILNVEIPNHKRIVIALTSIYGIGKSLAAEIIDKTAAIQQEKFGKKYPVLTQDTKVKEIQEDVLQIIRDIAKTYKTEGDLHREVQSNIKRLIEIKCYRGIRHRKGLPVRGQVTQKNARTRKGPRKAIMAKKDKGKK; encoded by the coding sequence ATGGCACGTATTCTTAATGTTGAAATCCCCAATCATAAAAGAATTGTAATTGCTCTTACAAGTATTTATGGAATTGGCAAATCGCTTGCTGCAGAAATAATTGACAAAACTGCTGCAATTCAGCAAGAAAAATTTGGGAAAAAATATCCTGTTTTAACCCAAGATACAAAAGTTAAAGAAATTCAGGAAGATGTTTTGCAAATCATTCGTGATATTGCAAAAACTTATAAAACCGAAGGTGATCTGCACCGTGAAGTTCAGTCAAATATTAAAAGACTAATTGAAATTAAATGTTATCGTGGAATCCGTCATCGTAAAGGTCTTCCAGTTCGTGGTCAAGTAACTCAGAAAAACGCCCGTACTCGAAAAGGCCCAAGAAAAGCAATTATGGCAAAAAAAGACAAAGGTAAAAAATAG
- the map gene encoding type I methionyl aminopeptidase → MSLIKTEFEIEQLKIAAKLLAEVKKKIYDFVRPGISLKEIDAIAFDEIIARGAKPAFLNYHGFPATICISVNEILIHGIPNDYILQEGDLVSVDLGLSYNGFFADSAFSKSLGPNAENEKLIKCAEEAFFAGFKAIKPGATTGDIGFAIHQVIRSYGFFTPVEFCGHGIGKKLHENPNIFNFGVPGTGKKLKNNMVICIEPMIVQSSPRIKILKDGWSVQSNDGKKTSHYEQTILIQDGKGIILTEMDQK, encoded by the coding sequence ATGTCTCTAATTAAAACAGAATTTGAAATTGAACAACTAAAAATTGCCGCTAAACTCCTGGCAGAAGTCAAGAAAAAAATTTATGACTTTGTAAGACCAGGGATCTCTTTAAAAGAAATTGATGCCATCGCTTTTGATGAGATTATTGCTAGAGGAGCCAAACCAGCATTTTTAAATTATCACGGTTTTCCGGCAACTATTTGTATAAGTGTTAATGAAATCCTTATTCATGGTATTCCAAATGACTACATTCTTCAAGAAGGTGATTTGGTTTCAGTTGATTTAGGACTATCTTATAATGGTTTTTTTGCCGACAGTGCTTTTAGTAAATCACTTGGCCCAAATGCTGAAAATGAAAAACTAATAAAATGCGCTGAGGAAGCTTTTTTTGCCGGCTTCAAGGCAATTAAACCTGGGGCAACAACGGGTGACATTGGTTTTGCTATCCATCAAGTCATAAGGTCTTATGGATTTTTTACCCCTGTTGAATTTTGTGGCCATGGTATTGGCAAAAAATTGCACGAAAATCCCAATATTTTCAATTTTGGCGTCCCAGGCACAGGAAAAAAATTAAAAAATAATATGGTAATTTGTATTGAGCCAATGATCGTCCAAAGTTCTCCGCGAATAAAAATTTTAAAAGACGGATGATCGGTACAATCAAATGATGGTAAAAAAACTTCCCACTATGAACAGACAATTTTAATTCAAGACGGGAAGGGAATAATACTAACAGAAATGGACCAAAAATAG
- the rpsK gene encoding 30S ribosomal protein S11 — MATNTRKVKKIRPKNVTAGIAHIHSSHQNTIISFTDKQGNVISWASSGSIGFKGTKKKTAYAATLATAAAAQKAREHGMREVVVHLKGTGQGKEAARKQIITSGINILLTQDVTPIPHNGTRPPRKWFKRQEKR; from the coding sequence ATGGCAACTAATACACGTAAAGTTAAAAAAATCCGTCCAAAAAATGTAACAGCCGGAATTGCCCACATTCACTCTTCACACCAAAACACGATAATTTCTTTTACTGACAAACAAGGAAATGTAATTTCTTGAGCTAGTTCAGGATCAATTGGCTTTAAAGGAACAAAGAAAAAAACCGCATATGCTGCTACCTTAGCAACCGCTGCAGCTGCCCAAAAAGCCCGTGAACACGGAATGCGCGAAGTTGTTGTTCACCTTAAAGGAACTGGGCAAGGAAAAGAAGCAGCCCGTAAGCAAATTATCACTTCAGGAATTAATATTTTACTTACCCAAGACGTTACGCCAATCCCGCACAATGGAACTCGGCCACCGCGTAAATGATTTAAACGTCAGGAAAAAAG
- a CDS encoding adenylate kinase family protein, with product MSLSNSKILLIGAPGSGKGSISKILVDKFKLVHISTGNLFREKIKKDRDFAEKIQNYVRDGLYVPDEITNDLLSNFISQLSPQTGYILDGYPRTLNQLNFMNENKIDVDKVFYLEIKPETIVSRLSQRLFCSKCQKSYNLLLAKPKVENTCDIDNEPLFTRPDDRPEIVKLRIEKFNESVTPIVDYYAKHGKIHYLNVERSLDEIVNEIEKCL from the coding sequence ATGTCATTATCTAATTCAAAAATTCTTCTAATTGGCGCTCCAGGCTCAGGAAAAGGTAGTATTTCAAAAATTCTAGTTGACAAGTTTAAATTAGTTCATATTTCTACTGGTAATCTTTTCCGTGAAAAAATCAAAAAAGATCGTGATTTTGCCGAGAAAATTCAAAACTATGTTAGAGATGGCCTATATGTTCCTGATGAAATTACTAACGATTTATTATCAAATTTTATCAGTCAACTCTCACCTCAAACTGGTTATATCCTTGATGGCTACCCGCGAACATTAAATCAACTCAATTTTATGAACGAAAATAAAATTGATGTTGACAAAGTTTTTTATCTTGAAATCAAACCAGAGACAATAGTTAGCCGCCTTTCTCAACGTTTGTTTTGCAGTAAATGTCAAAAATCATATAATTTATTACTGGCAAAACCAAAAGTAGAAAATACATGCGACATTGACAATGAGCCTTTATTTACCCGTCCTGACGATCGCCCTGAAATTGTTAAGCTTCGAATCGAAAAATTTAATGAATCTGTAACGCCAATTGTCGATTATTATGCAAAACATGGTAAAATTCATTATTTAAATGTTGAAAGAAGTTTGGATGAAATTGTTAATGAAATTGAAAAATGTCTCTAA
- the rpmJ gene encoding 50S ribosomal protein L36: MKVRASIKKICKDCKIIKRRSVNRVICVLKKHKQRQG; the protein is encoded by the coding sequence ATGAAAGTTCGAGCAAGTATTAAAAAAATTTGCAAAGATTGCAAAATAATTAAGCGTCGTTCGGTGAACCGAGTAATTTGTGTTTTAAAAAAACACAAACAAAGACAAGGATAG
- the infA gene encoding translation initiation factor IF-1: MQNSSKEQKLLFQGKISHVFNSQEYEVTLENGVKLNCHVAGKMKLHHIKIILGDSVKVEMSPYDLSKGRIVYRFK, translated from the coding sequence ATGCAAAATTCTTCAAAAGAACAAAAATTATTATTTCAAGGTAAAATATCACACGTTTTTAACTCCCAAGAATATGAAGTAACTCTTGAAAACGGAGTAAAATTAAATTGTCATGTTGCTGGGAAAATGAAACTTCACCACATTAAAATTATTTTAGGCGACAGCGTTAAGGTTGAAATGTCACCTTATGATCTTTCAAAAGGAAGAATTGTTTACCGCTTTAAATAA